Proteins encoded by one window of Pseudomonas tructae:
- the catC gene encoding muconolactone Delta-isomerase, which produces MLFHVKMTVKLPLDMDPAKAAQLKADEKELAQRLQREGSWRHLWRIAGHYANYSVFDLPSVQALHDTLMQLPLFPYMDIEVDGLCRHPSSIHSDDR; this is translated from the coding sequence ATGTTGTTCCACGTGAAAATGACCGTGAAATTGCCTCTGGACATGGATCCGGCCAAAGCCGCGCAGCTCAAGGCCGACGAGAAAGAGCTGGCCCAGCGCCTGCAACGCGAAGGCAGCTGGCGCCACCTGTGGCGCATCGCCGGGCATTACGCCAACTACAGCGTGTTCGACCTGCCCAGTGTCCAAGCGCTGCACGACACCCTGATGCAACTGCCGTTGTTCCCCTACATGGACATCGAGGTCGACGGCCTGTGCCGCCACCCCTCATCGATCCACAGCGACGACCGCTGA
- the catA gene encoding catechol 1,2-dioxygenase, with protein MTVKIAHTADIQKFFEEVSGLHNDQGSPRLKQLTQRIVNDVARIIEDLQVTPDEFWKAVDYLNRLGSRQEAGLLVAGLGVEHYLDLQLDAQDAEAGISGGTPRTIEGPLYVAGAPLAEGEVRMDDGLDPGTVMFLQGRVLDEHGQPVPGAVVDLWHANTQGTYSYFDSTQSAFNLRRRIVTDAEGRYRARSIVPSGYGCPADGPTQELLTQLGRHGNRPAHIHFFISAPGYRHLTTQINLAGDEYLWDDFAYATRDGLIGELRFVEDAAAADARGVAGRFAEMDFDFQLLSAPKPASEQRSKRPRALQDA; from the coding sequence ATGACCGTGAAAATTGCTCACACTGCCGATATCCAGAAGTTCTTCGAAGAAGTCAGTGGCCTGCACAACGACCAGGGCAGCCCACGCCTGAAGCAACTGACCCAGCGCATCGTCAACGATGTGGCGCGCATCATCGAAGATCTGCAGGTGACCCCCGATGAGTTCTGGAAGGCAGTCGACTACCTCAACCGCCTCGGCTCGCGCCAGGAGGCCGGCCTGCTGGTTGCCGGGCTCGGTGTCGAGCATTACCTGGACCTGCAACTGGACGCACAGGATGCAGAAGCCGGGATCAGCGGTGGCACGCCACGCACCATCGAAGGCCCGCTGTATGTGGCCGGCGCACCGCTGGCCGAAGGTGAAGTGCGGATGGACGATGGACTTGATCCGGGCACGGTGATGTTCTTGCAGGGCCGCGTACTGGATGAGCACGGCCAGCCAGTGCCTGGTGCGGTAGTCGACCTGTGGCACGCCAACACCCAGGGCACCTACTCGTACTTCGACAGCACCCAGTCCGCGTTCAACCTGCGTCGCCGCATCGTCACAGATGCCGAAGGCCGCTACCGTGCGCGCAGCATCGTACCTTCTGGTTATGGCTGCCCGGCGGATGGACCCACCCAGGAGCTGCTTACCCAGCTCGGTCGTCATGGCAATCGCCCGGCGCATATCCACTTCTTTATCTCGGCGCCTGGCTACCGGCACCTGACCACCCAGATCAACCTGGCCGGTGATGAGTACCTGTGGGACGACTTTGCCTACGCCACCCGTGACGGGCTGATTGGCGAGCTGCGCTTTGTCGAGGATGCAGCGGCAGCCGATGCCCGCGGGGTAGCAGGGCGCTTTGCCGAGATGGATTTTGACTTCCAGCTGTTGAGTGCGCCCAAGCCTGCCAGTGAGCAGCGCAGCAAGCGGCCGCGGGCGTTGCAGGACGCTTGA
- a CDS encoding benzoate/H(+) symporter BenE family transporter, which yields MKTRFQDFSLSALVAGFIATLISYAGPLVIIFQAAHSAQLSAAELSSWVWAISIGSGLLGVLLSLRYQVPLVIAWSAPGSALLVALLPGVVYAEAVGAYLVANLVILLVGLSGAFDRIVGKLPSAISAAMLAGILFSFGTGLFVSLKSQPALVLAMFVTYLLFKRLAARYAVLAVLVCGVSITLLSGELNRSALVIGLATPVWTTPAFSWHALLSISLPLVMVALTGQFVPGIAVLRNDGYRTPASPIISSNALVSLLLAPFGCHGLNLAAITAAICTGRESHDDPGRRYWAGVCGGVFYLLLGVFGATLVSLFTAFPAALIAALAGLALFGAIAGALAGAMSVPSDREAALITFLVTASGMSFLGLSAAFWGLIFGLFAHLLLNLRRRAPQAGRAGVQVD from the coding sequence ATGAAAACAAGATTCCAGGACTTCTCCCTCAGCGCCCTGGTCGCCGGTTTCATCGCCACCCTGATTTCCTACGCCGGCCCCTTGGTGATCATTTTCCAGGCCGCCCACAGTGCCCAGCTGTCGGCGGCCGAGCTGTCTTCGTGGGTCTGGGCGATTTCCATTGGCAGTGGCCTGCTTGGGGTGCTCCTCAGCCTGCGTTACCAGGTGCCATTGGTGATTGCCTGGTCGGCACCGGGCTCGGCGCTGCTAGTGGCGCTGCTGCCGGGAGTTGTTTATGCCGAAGCGGTGGGCGCCTACCTGGTCGCCAACCTGGTGATCCTGCTGGTGGGGCTGTCCGGCGCCTTCGACCGTATCGTCGGCAAGCTGCCGTCGGCTATCTCGGCGGCCATGCTGGCGGGCATCCTGTTCAGTTTCGGCACGGGGTTGTTCGTTTCGCTGAAGTCGCAGCCGGCCCTGGTCCTGGCAATGTTCGTCACCTACTTGCTGTTCAAGCGCCTGGCTGCGCGCTATGCGGTGCTGGCGGTGTTGGTCTGTGGCGTGAGTATCACGTTGCTCAGTGGTGAGCTGAACCGCTCGGCGCTGGTGATCGGCCTGGCCACTCCGGTGTGGACGACGCCGGCCTTCAGTTGGCATGCGCTGTTGAGTATTAGCCTGCCCCTGGTGATGGTGGCTTTGACCGGGCAGTTCGTGCCGGGCATCGCCGTGCTGCGCAATGACGGTTATCGCACCCCAGCCAGCCCGATCATCAGCAGCAATGCCCTGGTCAGCCTGTTGCTGGCGCCGTTTGGTTGCCATGGCCTGAACCTGGCGGCGATCACGGCGGCGATCTGCACCGGTCGCGAATCCCATGACGATCCAGGGCGTCGCTATTGGGCGGGTGTGTGTGGCGGTGTTTTTTATCTGTTGCTGGGGGTGTTCGGTGCGACCCTGGTGTCGCTGTTCACCGCCTTCCCCGCGGCTTTGATTGCGGCGCTGGCCGGGCTGGCGTTGTTCGGGGCAATTGCAGGTGCGCTGGCTGGGGCGATGAGCGTGCCCAGTGACCGCGAAGCTGCACTCATCACCTTTCTGGTGACGGCTTCGGGCATGTCCTTTCTCGGCTTGTCAGCGGCATTCTGGGGGTTGATCTTCGGCCTGTTCGCGCACCTGCTGCTCAACCTGCGGCGACGAGCACCGCAGGCTGGCAGGGCAGGGGTGCAGGTGGACTGA
- the benC gene encoding benzoate 1,2-dioxygenase electron transfer component BenC, which yields MHKIALNFEDGVTRFIDASADETVADAAYRQGINIPLDCRDGACGTCKCFAEAGRYDLGQEYIEDALSEDEAAQGYVLTCQMRAESDCVVRVPASSQLCKTEQASFEASISAVRQLSDSTIALSIKGEALSRLAFLPGQYVNLGVPGSAQTRAYSFSSLQKDGEVSFLIRNVPGGLMSSFLTGLAKAGDSMTLAGPLGSFYLRDIRRPLLLLAGGTGLAPFTAMLEKIAEEGSEHPLHLIYGVTNDFDLVELDRLQAFAARIANFSFSACVANPESQHPLKGYVTQHIEPRHLNQGDVDVYLCGPPPMVEAVSQYIREQGITPANFYYEKFAAAAA from the coding sequence ATGCACAAGATCGCCTTGAATTTCGAAGACGGGGTCACCCGTTTCATTGATGCCAGCGCTGACGAAACCGTGGCCGATGCTGCCTACCGCCAGGGCATCAATATTCCCCTGGACTGCCGCGACGGCGCCTGTGGTACCTGCAAGTGTTTTGCCGAAGCGGGCCGTTACGACCTGGGCCAGGAATACATCGAAGATGCCTTGAGTGAAGATGAAGCCGCTCAAGGCTATGTACTGACTTGCCAGATGCGCGCCGAGAGCGACTGCGTGGTGCGCGTGCCGGCATCGTCACAACTGTGCAAGACCGAGCAGGCCAGTTTTGAAGCCAGCATCAGCGCCGTGCGCCAGCTGTCGGACAGCACCATTGCCTTGTCGATCAAGGGTGAGGCCCTGAGCCGCCTGGCGTTCCTGCCCGGGCAGTACGTCAACCTGGGTGTCCCGGGAAGCGCGCAGACCCGCGCTTATTCCTTCAGCTCGTTGCAAAAGGACGGTGAGGTCAGCTTCCTGATCCGCAACGTGCCGGGCGGCCTGATGAGCAGTTTTCTTACCGGTCTGGCCAAGGCCGGCGACAGCATGACCCTGGCCGGCCCCCTGGGCAGTTTCTACCTGCGCGATATCCGTCGGCCGTTGCTGCTGCTGGCCGGTGGTACCGGGTTGGCGCCGTTTACTGCAATGCTGGAGAAGATCGCCGAAGAGGGCAGCGAGCATCCGCTGCACCTGATCTACGGCGTCACCAACGACTTTGATCTGGTCGAGCTGGACCGCTTGCAGGCTTTCGCTGCGCGCATTGCCAACTTCAGTTTCAGCGCCTGTGTGGCCAACCCCGAGAGCCAGCATCCGCTCAAGGGCTACGTCACTCAGCACATCGAGCCACGCCACCTCAACCAGGGCGATGTCGATGTCTACCTGTGCGGCCCACCGCCGATGGTTGAGGCGGTCAGCCAGTACATCCGCGAACAGGGCATTACCCCGGCGAACTTCTACTACGAAAAATTCGCCGCCGCCGCTGCCTGA
- a CDS encoding AraC family transcriptional regulator codes for MDSPLLSERSRVFEHADPHAVSTYVNQHVGPHCIRLPRYGHPEAYLNHRKFASLDLCRISYGADVRVMSAALENVFHLQILLRGHCLWRRGREERLLSPGDLLLINPDEPVDLAYSADCEKFILKLPTRLLESVCDEQRWQRPGEGVRFVEHHYQLLALEGFAGLLAMVCQEAESSEPMLRVQEHYSQIIASKLLTLMHTNVSREALSSQAASFERIAEYIGANLKQDICSEQLAQQASMSLRSLYALFERNARTTPKLYIRQQKLERIRASLSDPGCKVRNITELAMDYGFVHLGRFSEHYKSMFGELPSDTLKRRP; via the coding sequence ATGGACAGTCCCCTGCTCAGCGAACGCAGCCGGGTGTTCGAGCATGCAGACCCTCATGCGGTGTCGACCTACGTCAACCAGCATGTCGGCCCTCATTGCATCCGCCTGCCCCGTTATGGGCATCCCGAGGCCTACCTTAACCATCGCAAGTTCGCCAGCCTCGACCTGTGCCGCATCAGCTATGGCGCCGATGTGCGGGTCATGTCTGCGGCACTGGAAAACGTATTCCACCTGCAAATCCTGTTGCGCGGCCATTGCCTGTGGCGCCGTGGCCGTGAGGAGCGCCTGCTCAGTCCCGGTGACTTGCTGCTGATCAACCCGGACGAACCGGTCGACCTGGCCTATTCCGCCGACTGTGAAAAATTCATCCTTAAGCTGCCCACCCGCCTGCTCGAATCGGTGTGTGATGAACAGCGCTGGCAACGCCCGGGGGAGGGCGTGCGCTTTGTCGAGCACCACTATCAGTTGCTGGCGCTGGAAGGTTTTGCCGGGCTGCTGGCGATGGTCTGCCAGGAGGCCGAGAGCAGCGAACCGATGCTGCGGGTGCAGGAACACTACAGCCAGATCATCGCCAGCAAACTGCTGACCCTGATGCACACCAACGTCAGCCGTGAAGCGCTGAGCAGCCAGGCGGCCTCCTTCGAGCGCATTGCCGAGTACATCGGTGCCAACCTCAAGCAGGACATCTGCAGCGAGCAGTTGGCGCAGCAGGCGAGCATGAGCCTGCGTTCGCTGTATGCGTTGTTCGAGCGCAACGCCCGCACCACGCCCAAGCTGTACATCCGCCAGCAGAAGCTCGAGCGCATCCGCGCAAGCCTCAGCGACCCCGGCTGCAAGGTCCGCAACATCACCGAGCTTGCCATGGACTATGGCTTCGTCCACCTCGGGCGATTCTCGGAACACTACAAGTCGATGTTCGGCGAACTGCCCTCCGATACCCTCAAACGCCGCCCCTGA
- a CDS encoding 1,6-dihydroxycyclohexa-2,4-diene-1-carboxylate dehydrogenase translates to MNRFTNKVVLVTGAAQGIGRRLCERLLAEGATLVAVDRSELVHELQGEDVLSLTADLEQHEHCSRVMAAAVEHFGRLDVLVNNVGGTIWAKPFEHYEAAQIEAEVRRSLFPTLWCCHAALPYMLEQGSGAIVNVSSIATRSINRVPYGAAKGGVNALTACLAFETAGRGVRVNATAPGGTEAPPRRVPRNSAEQSTDEKAWYQQIVDQTLDSSLMKRYGNLDEQVGAILFLASDEASYITGTVLPVGGGDLG, encoded by the coding sequence ATGAACAGATTCACCAATAAGGTCGTGCTGGTTACCGGCGCGGCGCAGGGGATCGGCCGCCGTTTGTGCGAGCGCCTGCTTGCAGAAGGCGCGACGCTGGTGGCCGTGGATCGCTCGGAGCTTGTGCATGAGCTGCAAGGCGAGGACGTGCTGAGCCTGACCGCCGACCTTGAGCAACACGAACACTGCAGCCGGGTAATGGCCGCCGCCGTGGAACACTTCGGCCGCCTCGATGTGCTGGTCAACAACGTTGGCGGCACCATCTGGGCCAAACCGTTCGAGCACTACGAAGCGGCGCAGATCGAAGCGGAAGTGCGTCGCTCGCTGTTCCCCACCCTGTGGTGCTGCCATGCGGCGCTGCCGTACATGCTCGAACAGGGCAGCGGGGCGATCGTCAACGTCTCCTCGATTGCGACCCGCAGCATCAATCGCGTGCCCTATGGCGCGGCCAAGGGCGGCGTGAATGCATTGACCGCCTGCCTGGCTTTCGAAACCGCCGGGCGCGGGGTGCGGGTCAACGCCACGGCACCCGGTGGCACTGAAGCACCGCCACGGCGAGTACCGCGCAACAGCGCTGAGCAGAGCACCGATGAGAAGGCCTGGTACCAGCAAATCGTCGACCAGACCCTCGACAGCAGCCTGATGAAACGCTACGGCAACCTCGATGAGCAGGTTGGCGCAATCCTCTTCCTCGCCAGCGACGAAGCCTCTTACATCACCGGCACGGTACTGCCGGTCGGTGGCGGCGACCTCGGTTGA
- the benB gene encoding benzoate 1,2-dioxygenase small subunit, with protein sequence MSISFEQVRDFLFEEARYLDDSQWDNWLECYAADATFWMPAWDDNDQLTEDPQREISLIWYGNRGGLEDRVFRIKTERSSATMPDTRTSHNISNIELLEQGDGLCRVRFNWHTLSFRYKTVDSHFGTSFYTLDVRGERPLIKAKKVVLKNDYVRQVIDVYHI encoded by the coding sequence ATGAGCATTTCCTTCGAGCAAGTGCGCGACTTCCTGTTCGAGGAAGCGCGCTATCTGGACGACAGCCAATGGGACAACTGGCTGGAGTGCTACGCCGCCGACGCGACCTTCTGGATGCCGGCCTGGGACGACAACGACCAGCTCACCGAAGACCCGCAACGGGAAATCTCGCTGATCTGGTACGGCAACCGTGGCGGCTTGGAAGACCGCGTGTTCCGGATCAAGACCGAACGCTCCAGCGCGACCATGCCCGACACCCGGACCTCGCACAACATCAGCAATATCGAGCTGCTGGAGCAGGGCGATGGCCTGTGCAGGGTGCGCTTCAACTGGCACACCCTGAGCTTTCGCTACAAGACCGTGGACAGTCATTTCGGCACCAGCTTCTACACCCTCGACGTGCGCGGCGAACGCCCGCTGATCAAGGCCAAGAAGGTGGTGTTGAAGAACGACTACGTGCGTCAGGTCATCGACGTTTACCACATCTGA
- a CDS encoding muconate cycloisomerase family protein, whose product MSQPLIEHISTLIVDLPTIRPHKLAMHTLQKQTLVIIRLQCSDGIEGLGEATTIGGLAYGNESPQSIKQNIDSYFAPLLTGLDASNINAAMQRLDKVIKGNTFARSGIESALLDAQGKRQGLAVSELLGGRVRDSLEVAWTLASGDTQGDIAEAEQMLDLRRHRIFKLKIGANEVAHDLRHVIAIKRALGERASVRVDVNQYWDESQAIRACQVLGDNGIDLIEQPISRINRAGQVRLNQRSPAPIMADESIESVEDAFSLAADGAASIFALKIAKNGGPRAALRTAHIAEAAGIALYGGTMLEGSIGTLAAAHAFVTLNQLTWHTELFGPLLLTEEIVTEAPVYRDFALQVPRTPGLGLTLDEERLAFFSRT is encoded by the coding sequence ATGAGTCAGCCCCTGATTGAGCACATCTCGACCCTGATCGTCGATTTGCCGACCATTCGCCCGCACAAGCTGGCGATGCACACCCTGCAAAAGCAAACCCTGGTGATCATCCGCCTGCAGTGCAGCGACGGCATCGAAGGCCTCGGTGAAGCCACCACCATTGGTGGCCTGGCCTACGGCAACGAAAGCCCGCAGAGCATCAAGCAGAACATCGACAGCTACTTCGCACCGCTGCTGACCGGCCTGGATGCCAGCAACATCAACGCCGCCATGCAGCGACTGGACAAGGTGATCAAGGGCAATACGTTCGCCCGCTCGGGGATCGAAAGCGCGTTGCTCGATGCCCAAGGCAAGCGCCAGGGCCTGGCGGTCAGCGAGTTGCTTGGTGGGCGCGTGCGCGACAGCCTCGAAGTGGCCTGGACCCTGGCCAGCGGTGACACCCAAGGCGATATCGCCGAGGCCGAGCAGATGCTCGACCTGCGCCGTCACCGGATCTTCAAACTGAAGATCGGTGCCAACGAGGTGGCCCATGATCTGCGCCATGTCATTGCGATCAAACGTGCCTTGGGTGAGCGCGCCAGCGTGCGCGTCGACGTCAACCAGTACTGGGACGAGTCCCAGGCGATCCGTGCCTGCCAGGTGCTGGGCGACAACGGTATCGATTTGATCGAACAACCGATCTCGCGCATCAACCGCGCTGGGCAAGTGCGCCTGAACCAGCGCAGCCCGGCGCCGATCATGGCCGATGAATCGATCGAAAGCGTCGAGGATGCCTTCAGCCTTGCGGCTGACGGCGCCGCCAGCATCTTCGCCCTGAAGATCGCCAAGAACGGTGGTCCACGCGCCGCGCTGCGTACTGCGCACATCGCCGAAGCCGCCGGCATCGCCCTGTACGGCGGGACCATGCTCGAAGGCTCGATCGGCACCCTGGCTGCCGCTCATGCCTTTGTCACCCTCAATCAGTTGACCTGGCACACCGAACTGTTCGGCCCGCTGCTGCTGACCGAGGAGATCGTTACCGAGGCCCCGGTGTATCGCGACTTTGCCCTGCAGGTACCCCGCACCCCCGGCCTCGGCCTGACCCTGGACGAAGAGCGCCTGGCGTTCTTCAGCCGCACGTAA
- the benA gene encoding benzoate 1,2-dioxygenase large subunit — MSLGFDYLNSLLEEDQEKGVFRCKREMFTDPRLFDLEMKHIFEGNWLYLAHESQIPEKNDFLTTTMGRQPIFIARNKDGVLNAFLNACSHRGAMLCRHKSGNRSSYTCPFHGWTFNNSGKLLKVKDPVDAGYPASFNCEGSHDLTKVARFESYRGFLFGSLNPDVVPLVEHLGESAKIIDMIVDQSPEGLEVLRGSSSYIYEGNWKLTAENGADGYHVSAVHWNYAATQNQRKQREAGGEVKTMSAGGWAKSGGGFYSFDKGHLLLWTRWANPEDRPLFERRDELAADFGQARANWMIENSRNLCLYPNVYLMDQFSSQIRIARPIAVDKTEITIYCIAPKGESTEARAQRIRQYEDFFNVSGMATPDDLEEFRSCQMGYQGGRGWNDMSRGATHWVEGADAAAQEIDLHPQLSGVRTEDEGLFVLQHKYWQDTMLKALAADQQLIPVEAVQ; from the coding sequence ATGTCCCTGGGATTCGATTACCTTAATTCCCTGCTTGAAGAAGATCAGGAGAAGGGCGTCTTTCGCTGCAAGCGCGAGATGTTCACCGACCCCCGTCTGTTCGATCTGGAAATGAAACACATCTTCGAGGGCAACTGGCTGTACCTTGCCCATGAAAGCCAGATTCCCGAAAAGAACGACTTTCTCACCACCACCATGGGGCGCCAGCCGATTTTCATCGCGCGCAACAAGGATGGGGTGCTCAATGCCTTCCTCAATGCCTGCAGCCACCGCGGTGCGATGCTCTGCCGGCACAAGAGCGGTAACCGCTCGTCCTACACCTGCCCGTTCCACGGCTGGACCTTCAACAATTCCGGCAAGCTGCTCAAGGTCAAGGATCCGGTCGACGCCGGCTACCCGGCGAGCTTCAATTGCGAAGGCTCCCACGACCTGACCAAGGTCGCCCGCTTCGAGTCTTACCGCGGCTTTCTGTTCGGTAGCCTCAACCCTGACGTTGTGCCGTTGGTGGAACACCTGGGCGAGTCGGCCAAGATCATCGACATGATTGTCGACCAGTCGCCCGAAGGCCTGGAAGTGTTGCGCGGCTCTTCGTCCTACATCTACGAAGGTAACTGGAAGCTGACCGCCGAGAATGGTGCCGATGGCTACCACGTCAGCGCCGTGCACTGGAATTATGCCGCCACCCAGAACCAACGCAAACAGCGCGAGGCTGGTGGTGAGGTGAAAACCATGAGCGCTGGCGGCTGGGCTAAAAGTGGCGGCGGTTTCTACTCTTTCGACAAGGGCCATCTGTTGCTCTGGACCCGCTGGGCCAACCCCGAAGACCGTCCGCTGTTCGAGCGCCGCGACGAGCTGGCGGCCGACTTTGGCCAGGCCCGCGCCAACTGGATGATCGAAAACTCGCGCAACCTGTGCCTGTACCCGAACGTGTACCTGATGGACCAGTTCAGCTCGCAGATCCGAATCGCCCGGCCGATTGCCGTGGACAAGACCGAAATCACCATCTACTGCATCGCACCCAAGGGTGAGAGCACTGAGGCGCGGGCCCAGCGTATCCGTCAGTACGAAGACTTCTTCAACGTCAGCGGCATGGCCACCCCGGATGATCTGGAAGAATTCCGCTCCTGCCAAATGGGCTACCAGGGTGGGCGCGGCTGGAACGATATGTCCCGTGGCGCTACCCACTGGGTCGAAGGCGCTGATGCCGCCGCGCAGGAAATCGACCTGCATCCGCAACTGAGCGGCGTGCGTACCGAAGACGAAGGCCTGTTCGTGCTGCAACACAAGTACTGGCAGGACACCATGCTCAAGGCGCTTGCCGCCGACCAGCAGTTGATTCCTGTGGAGGCCGTGCAATGA
- the lpdA gene encoding dihydrolipoyl dehydrogenase — translation MKTYDVVIIGGGPGGYNAAIRAGQLGLSVACIEGRTTLGGTCLNVGCMPSKALLHASELYEAALGSEFANLGIEVKPKLNLAQMMKQKDESVSGLTKGIEFLFRKNKVDWIKGWGKLDGVGRVQVTDEQGSITELQAKDIVIATGSEPTPLPGVSIDNQRIIDSTGALALSEVPKHLVVIGAGVIGLELGSVWRRLGSQVTVVEYLDRICPGTDAEAAKTLQRSLAKQGIKFKLGSKVTQAVVAAQGVTLSLEPAAGGAGETLEADYVLVAIGRRPYTQGLGLHSVGLETDKRGMLTNQHHRTSVPGVWVIGDVTSGAMLAHKAEDEAISCIEQIAGKAHEVNYNLIPAVIYTRPELASVGKTEEQLKAEGREYKVGKFPFSANSRAKINHETEGFAKVLADARTDEVLGVHLVGPSVSEMIGEYCVAMEFSASAEDIALTCHPHPTRSEALRQAAMDVDGKAMQA, via the coding sequence ATGAAAACCTATGATGTAGTGATCATTGGCGGCGGGCCTGGCGGCTATAACGCGGCGATTCGTGCCGGCCAGCTTGGCTTGAGCGTAGCGTGCATCGAAGGGCGGACAACCCTGGGTGGCACCTGCCTGAACGTCGGCTGCATGCCGTCCAAGGCGCTGCTGCATGCCTCCGAGTTGTATGAAGCGGCGCTAGGCAGCGAGTTCGCCAACCTTGGCATCGAGGTCAAACCAAAGCTCAACCTCGCGCAGATGATGAAGCAGAAGGATGAGAGCGTCAGCGGCCTGACCAAGGGCATCGAGTTCCTGTTCCGCAAGAACAAGGTCGACTGGATCAAGGGCTGGGGCAAGCTCGATGGCGTCGGCCGGGTGCAGGTGACTGACGAGCAGGGCTCAATCACCGAGCTGCAGGCCAAGGACATCGTCATCGCCACCGGCTCCGAGCCGACTCCCCTGCCCGGCGTGAGCATCGACAACCAGCGCATCATCGACTCCACCGGCGCCCTGGCCCTGAGTGAAGTGCCCAAGCACCTGGTGGTGATCGGTGCCGGCGTCATCGGCCTGGAGCTGGGCTCGGTGTGGCGTCGACTGGGCAGCCAGGTGACCGTGGTCGAATACCTCGATCGCATCTGCCCCGGGACTGACGCAGAAGCGGCGAAAACCCTGCAACGCTCGCTGGCCAAGCAAGGCATCAAGTTCAAACTCGGCAGCAAGGTCACTCAGGCCGTTGTGGCGGCGCAAGGGGTGACGCTGAGCCTGGAGCCTGCCGCTGGCGGAGCCGGTGAAACCCTCGAAGCGGACTACGTGCTGGTTGCCATCGGCCGACGTCCCTACACCCAGGGGCTGGGCCTGCACAGCGTTGGTCTGGAAACCGACAAGCGCGGCATGCTCACCAACCAGCACCATCGCACCAGCGTGCCCGGAGTCTGGGTGATCGGCGATGTCACCTCTGGCGCAATGCTGGCGCACAAGGCCGAAGATGAAGCAATCTCCTGCATCGAGCAGATCGCCGGCAAGGCTCACGAGGTCAATTACAACCTGATCCCGGCCGTCATCTACACCCGCCCGGAATTGGCCAGCGTCGGCAAGACCGAAGAACAGCTCAAGGCCGAAGGCCGTGAGTACAAGGTCGGCAAGTTTCCCTTCAGCGCCAACAGCCGGGCCAAGATCAACCATGAGACTGAAGGCTTCGCCAAGGTCCTGGCTGACGCCCGTACCGATGAAGTACTGGGTGTGCATCTGGTTGGCCCAAGCGTCAGCGAGATGATCGGCGAGTACTGTGTAGCCATGGAGTTCAGTGCCTCGGCCGAAGACATCGCCCTCACCTGCCACCCCCATCCAACCCGCTCCGAAGCCCTGCGCCAGGCCGCAATGGACGTTGACGGAAAAGCCATGCAGGCCTGA